From a region of the Butyrivibrio sp. AE3004 genome:
- the fusA gene encoding elongation factor G: MAERQYPLERTRNIGIMAHIDAGKTTLTERILYYTGVNYKIGETYEGTATMDWMEQEQERGITITSAATTCHWTLQENGKVKPGAQEHRINIIDTPGHVDFTVEVERSLRVLDGAVGVFSAKEGVEPQSENVWRQADGFNVPRMAFINKMDIIGANYFGAVEQIRNRLKKNAIMIEIPIGAEDQFQGVIDLFEMQAYIYNDDKGEDVTIGEIPADLKDDAELYRSELVEKICDLDEDLMMKYLEGEEPTKEELKAALRKATCECKAFPVCCGSAHRNRGIQKLIDAVIEFMPSPLDIPACKGTDLDGNEVEVESTDNGPFAALAFKIVSDPFVGKLAFFRVYRGTANSGSYVLNSTKDNKERLGRILQMHANKRSDLDKVYSGDIAAAVGLKNTTTGDTLCDEKNPVILESMEFPDPVIELAIEPKTKAGQQKLDEALQKLAEEDPTFRAHTNPETGQTIIAGMGELHLDIIVDRLLREYKVEANVGAPQVAYREALTNACDIESKYAKQSGGRGQYGHCKVRFEPMDANGENLYQFDSEVVGGSIPKEYIQPISEGIEEAMKAGSLGGFPVVGVHATVYDGSYHEVDSSEMAFHIAGSMAFKDAMAKGGMVLLEPIMKVEVTMPEEYMGDVIGDVNSRRGQVEGMDDLGGGKIVRAHVPLAEMFGYATDLRSRTQGRGNYSMFFEKYAPVPKNIQEKVLSNKNA; encoded by the coding sequence TTGGCTGAAAGACAATATCCATTGGAGAGAACCAGAAACATTGGTATTATGGCTCATATTGATGCTGGTAAGACCACTCTTACAGAGCGTATTCTTTACTATACCGGTGTTAACTATAAGATTGGTGAGACCTATGAAGGTACTGCTACCATGGACTGGATGGAACAGGAGCAGGAGAGAGGTATCACAATCACATCTGCAGCTACAACATGCCATTGGACACTTCAGGAAAACGGAAAAGTTAAGCCCGGTGCTCAGGAGCATCGTATCAATATTATCGATACTCCCGGTCACGTTGACTTTACTGTTGAGGTTGAGCGTTCACTTCGTGTACTTGATGGCGCTGTAGGCGTATTCAGTGCAAAAGAAGGTGTTGAGCCTCAGTCTGAAAATGTATGGCGTCAGGCTGACGGATTTAATGTTCCTCGTATGGCATTCATCAATAAGATGGATATCATTGGAGCAAACTATTTCGGAGCTGTTGAGCAGATTCGTAATAGACTTAAGAAAAATGCTATTATGATCGAAATCCCGATCGGAGCTGAGGATCAGTTCCAGGGTGTTATTGATCTTTTTGAGATGCAGGCATACATCTACAACGATGATAAGGGTGAAGATGTAACAATCGGTGAGATTCCTGCAGATCTTAAGGATGATGCAGAACTTTATCGTAGTGAACTCGTAGAGAAAATCTGCGACCTCGATGAAGATCTTATGATGAAGTATCTTGAAGGTGAGGAGCCTACAAAGGAAGAACTTAAGGCTGCTCTTCGTAAAGCTACTTGTGAGTGTAAGGCTTTCCCTGTATGCTGTGGTTCTGCACACAGAAACCGTGGTATTCAGAAACTTATTGATGCTGTTATCGAATTCATGCCTTCACCTTTAGATATCCCTGCATGTAAGGGTACAGACCTTGATGGTAATGAAGTTGAGGTTGAGTCAACAGATAACGGACCATTTGCAGCTCTTGCATTCAAGATTGTCAGCGATCCTTTCGTAGGAAAGCTTGCATTCTTCCGTGTATATCGTGGTACTGCAAATTCTGGTTCTTACGTACTTAACAGTACTAAGGATAATAAGGAACGTCTTGGACGTATCCTTCAGATGCATGCTAACAAGCGTTCAGACCTTGATAAAGTATATTCAGGTGATATTGCTGCAGCAGTTGGTCTTAAGAACACTACTACAGGTGATACACTTTGTGATGAAAAGAATCCCGTTATTCTTGAGTCAATGGAATTCCCGGATCCCGTTATCGAGCTTGCTATTGAGCCTAAGACTAAGGCTGGTCAGCAGAAGCTTGATGAGGCACTTCAGAAACTTGCTGAAGAGGATCCTACTTTCAGAGCACATACTAATCCTGAAACAGGTCAGACTATCATCGCTGGTATGGGTGAGCTTCACCTTGATATCATCGTTGACAGACTTCTTCGTGAGTACAAAGTAGAAGCTAATGTTGGTGCACCTCAGGTTGCATACAGAGAAGCTCTTACAAATGCTTGCGATATTGAAAGTAAGTATGCTAAGCAGTCCGGTGGACGTGGTCAGTATGGTCACTGTAAGGTTCGCTTCGAGCCCATGGATGCTAATGGAGAAAACCTTTATCAGTTCGATAGCGAAGTTGTTGGTGGTTCTATTCCTAAGGAATATATTCAGCCTATCAGCGAAGGTATCGAAGAGGCTATGAAGGCAGGTTCTCTTGGTGGATTCCCGGTTGTTGGTGTTCATGCAACTGTTTATGATGGATCATACCATGAAGTCGATTCTTCAGAAATGGCCTTCCATATTGCAGGATCTATGGCATTCAAGGATGCTATGGCTAAGGGTGGTATGGTTCTTCTTGAGCCTATCATGAAGGTTGAAGTTACTATGCCTGAAGAATACATGGGAGATGTTATCGGTGACGTTAACTCTCGTCGTGGACAGGTTGAAGGTATGGACGATCTTGGCGGTGGTAAGATTGTTAGAGCACATGTACCGCTTGCAGAGATGTTCGGCTATGCAACAGACCTTCGTTCAAGAACTCAGGGACGTGGTAACTACTCAATGTTCTTCGAGAAGTATGCTCCTGTTCCGAAGAACATCCAGGAGAAAGTTCTTTCTAACAAGAACGCATAA
- the tuf gene encoding elongation factor Tu: protein MAKAKFDRSKPHVNIGTIGHVDHGKTTLTAAITAVLADRGFSPAVAFDQIDKAPEEKERGITINSAHIEYETANRHYAHVDCPGHADYVKNMITGAAQMDGSILVVAATDGVMAQTREHVLLARQVGVPYIIVFMNKCDMVDDPELLDLVEMEIRDLLNEYEFPGDDIPIIRGSALMALEDPKGEWGDKIVELMDTVDSYIPEPTRETDKPFLMPVEDVFTITGRGTVATGRVERGHLNLNDEIEIVGIKEETSKSVCTGIEMFRKTMDYCEAGDNVGLLLRGVDRDGIQRGQCITKPGTVTCHKKFTAEVYVLTKDEGGRHTPFFNNYRPQFYFRTTDVTGVCNLPEGTEMCMPGDHVEMSIELIHPIAMEQGLKFAIREGGRTVGSGRVATIVE, encoded by the coding sequence ATGGCTAAAGCTAAGTTTGACAGAAGCAAACCGCACGTAAACATTGGTACAATCGGACACGTTGACCATGGTAAGACAACTCTTACAGCAGCTATCACAGCTGTTCTTGCTGACAGAGGTTTCAGCCCTGCTGTTGCTTTCGATCAGATCGATAAAGCACCCGAGGAAAAAGAGCGTGGTATCACAATCAACTCTGCTCACATCGAGTATGAGACAGCTAACAGACACTACGCACACGTTGACTGCCCTGGCCACGCTGATTATGTAAAGAACATGATCACTGGTGCAGCTCAGATGGATGGTTCAATCCTTGTTGTTGCTGCTACTGATGGTGTTATGGCTCAGACAAGAGAGCACGTTCTTCTTGCTCGTCAGGTAGGTGTTCCTTATATCATCGTATTCATGAACAAGTGTGATATGGTTGATGATCCTGAACTTCTTGACCTTGTTGAGATGGAGATCAGAGACCTTCTTAACGAGTACGAGTTCCCTGGCGATGACATCCCGATCATTCGTGGTTCTGCTCTTATGGCTCTTGAAGATCCTAAGGGTGAGTGGGGCGACAAGATCGTTGAGCTTATGGATACAGTTGATTCTTATATTCCTGAACCTACACGTGAGACAGATAAGCCTTTCCTTATGCCTGTTGAGGATGTATTCACAATTACAGGACGTGGAACAGTTGCTACAGGTCGTGTAGAGAGAGGTCACCTCAACCTTAACGATGAAATCGAAATCGTTGGTATCAAGGAAGAGACTTCTAAGTCTGTATGTACTGGTATCGAAATGTTCCGTAAGACAATGGATTACTGCGAAGCTGGTGACAACGTTGGTCTTCTTCTTCGTGGTGTTGACCGTGATGGTATCCAGAGAGGTCAGTGTATCACAAAGCCCGGCACAGTAACATGCCACAAGAAGTTCACTGCTGAGGTTTACGTTCTTACAAAGGATGAAGGTGGACGTCATACTCCTTTCTTCAACAACTACAGACCTCAGTTCTACTTCAGAACAACTGACGTTACTGGTGTTTGCAACCTTCCTGAAGGCACAGAGATGTGCATGCCTGGCGACCACGTTGAGATGAGCATCGAGCTTATCCATCCTATCGCTATGGAGCAGGGTCTTAAGTTCGCTATCCGTGAGGGTGGTAGAACAGTTGGATCAGGCCGTGTTGCTACAATCGTAGAATAA
- a CDS encoding ABC transporter ATP-binding protein: MNKAIEVLNLQKKYGDMTAVNNISFEVKQGELFAFLGENGAGKSTTINMLSTILPKTSGTAIVMGYELGKEDDLIRKEIGIVFQNSVLDDKLTVRQNLLTRGAYYGYSKKEIMERLQDFWGEFNLEEIWNRKYENLSGGQQRRVDIVRALLHKPGILFLDEPTTGLDPMSRKMVWDYINHLRRKEKLTIFLTTHYMEETADADNVVIMDKGNIIAEGSPTELKSRYTAKKLIWYTPASDRNREIIEKANVSGYRYEADHYSISMDEGMMNFIWQNKELIKDFEVIKGTMDDVFLTLTGKEMVKCNG; this comes from the coding sequence ATGAATAAAGCAATTGAAGTCTTGAATCTGCAAAAGAAATACGGTGATATGACAGCTGTAAATAATATTTCCTTTGAAGTAAAACAAGGTGAGCTTTTTGCTTTTCTTGGTGAGAACGGGGCGGGGAAATCTACAACAATAAATATGCTAAGTACTATACTTCCGAAAACCTCAGGTACAGCTATAGTTATGGGATATGAGCTAGGCAAAGAGGATGATCTGATAAGAAAAGAAATCGGAATAGTTTTTCAGAATTCGGTTCTTGACGATAAACTTACGGTAAGACAAAACCTGCTTACAAGAGGCGCATATTATGGATATTCAAAAAAGGAAATTATGGAAAGATTACAGGATTTTTGGGGAGAATTTAATCTGGAAGAAATTTGGAACAGAAAATACGAGAATCTTTCCGGTGGACAGCAAAGGAGAGTTGATATTGTAAGAGCATTGTTGCATAAACCCGGAATATTGTTTTTGGACGAGCCTACAACAGGACTTGATCCCATGTCACGTAAAATGGTTTGGGATTATATAAATCATCTCAGAAGAAAGGAGAAACTAACGATTTTCCTTACTACCCATTATATGGAGGAAACAGCAGATGCAGATAATGTAGTGATTATGGATAAAGGTAATATTATTGCAGAGGGTTCGCCGACTGAGTTAAAAAGCAGATATACTGCAAAGAAACTGATCTGGTATACGCCCGCAAGCGATAGAAACAGAGAAATTATTGAGAAAGCAAATGTATCAGGATATCGTTATGAAGCTGATCATTATAGCATTTCAATGGATGAAGGAATGATGAATTTTATCTGGCAAAACAAAGAATTAATAAAGGATTTTGAAGTTATAAAGGGTACTATGGATGATGTGTTTTTAACACTTACAGGAAAGGAAATGGTGAAATGCAATGGCTAA
- a CDS encoding ABC transporter permease — protein sequence MAKFRGLWGLTKRNMMVFFNNKGSIFFSMLTPLIILLLYLLFLKNTLLTSIEGATEGFGNLIAARDMDQLVNGLLLSGIISTALLTVPYNTLETIVKDREDRIYFDMIATPVKRSDIILSYFIAAVITAFIQTIIVMLCGIGILTVIGNMYFEIYDIINLVVIILLGIVSSSAIFMFIMMFFKNMATCTAFMGIMSAVSGFIVGAYIPLSEFNTNIQNACNLVPATGVTILIRNYLTAGVLKHMDENIGGLDNGMFLESMKDIFSYNTVAFGKTWTLSQTYAYIIAITVFFIVAISFIYPKIYNRR from the coding sequence ATGGCTAAATTCAGGGGACTTTGGGGACTTACTAAAAGAAACATGATGGTATTTTTTAATAATAAAGGATCAATCTTTTTTTCAATGCTTACACCGCTGATAATACTACTTCTCTATTTACTGTTTCTGAAAAATACCTTGTTGACTTCGATTGAAGGTGCGACAGAGGGATTTGGAAATCTTATAGCGGCGAGGGACATGGATCAGCTTGTAAATGGACTTCTTCTTAGCGGTATTATAAGTACAGCGCTTCTCACGGTACCTTATAATACACTAGAAACAATTGTAAAAGACAGAGAAGACAGAATCTATTTTGACATGATAGCAACACCTGTTAAGCGGTCTGATATTATTCTTTCATATTTTATTGCAGCAGTTATTACAGCATTTATACAGACAATAATAGTGATGCTTTGCGGAATAGGAATTCTTACAGTTATTGGGAATATGTATTTCGAGATATATGACATAATTAATCTTGTGGTAATAATACTTTTGGGAATAGTTTCATCTAGTGCAATCTTTATGTTTATTATGATGTTTTTCAAAAATATGGCTACATGCACTGCATTTATGGGAATAATGTCAGCTGTATCGGGATTTATAGTAGGCGCCTATATACCGCTTTCAGAGTTTAATACAAATATACAAAATGCATGTAATCTGGTACCTGCGACGGGTGTAACAATACTTATCAGAAATTATCTGACCGCCGGAGTACTGAAGCATATGGATGAGAACATTGGCGGGCTTGATAATGGAATGTTCTTGGAATCCATGAAGGATATTTTTTCATATAATACAGTTGCTTTTGGAAAGACATGGACATTAAGCCAGACTTATGCATATATAATAGCTATTACGGTATTTTTTATCGTGGCAATAAGTTTTATATACCCAAAGATTTACAACAGAAGGTAA
- a CDS encoding LytTR family DNA-binding domain-containing protein, translated as MRVTFNKIEKNEDEYAVINAHEKTAVITTAVELLENGEQIIIGYKDGESIPCPISKIYYIETVDDKCFAYTKDACFEIRSRLYEIEANLDFRFFRCSKSMLCNIRKIKSIKAESNARMRAVLLNGEDIIISRSYVKEMKKRLGL; from the coding sequence TTGAGGGTTACTTTTAATAAGATTGAAAAAAATGAAGATGAATATGCGGTGATAAATGCTCATGAGAAAACAGCAGTAATCACAACAGCAGTAGAACTGTTGGAAAACGGTGAGCAAATAATTATCGGATATAAGGATGGGGAAAGTATCCCCTGTCCAATTTCAAAAATCTACTACATAGAAACCGTTGATGACAAATGCTTTGCATATACAAAAGATGCTTGCTTTGAAATAAGAAGCAGACTATACGAGATAGAAGCAAACCTTGATTTCAGATTTTTCAGATGTTCTAAATCCATGCTTTGCAATATCAGAAAGATAAAAAGTATAAAGGCAGAGTCAAATGCGAGGATGAGAGCTGTTCTGTTAAACGGTGAAGATATCATAATTTCAAGAAGTTATGTAAAAGAGATGAAGAAAAGGTTGGGGCTATGA
- a CDS encoding glycoside hydrolase family 43 protein yields MSETTIFGTNPIIKNIYTADPAPMVYGDTLYLYTTHDEDELENDFYTMKDWRCFSTKDMVNWTDHGAIFSLDDIAWADSRAWAPQAVERNGKYYLYCPVHKTNGGMAIAVGISDSPTGPFKDLGHPLVDEGDWNDIDPTVFIDDDGQAYLYFGNPELRYVLLNEDMISYDRELGVVKIPMTEESFAKGSHDTGTTYGEGPWFYKREGLYYMVYAAFGLGKQNEHLAYSTSISPTGPWVYGGVLMTEEGGVFTNHPGICDFKGHSYLFYHTGELPGGSLFHRSVCVAEFNYNEDGTINVIDKCNKVAMIK; encoded by the coding sequence ATGAGCGAAACTACAATTTTCGGTACGAATCCGATAATAAAGAATATCTATACTGCAGATCCTGCACCAATGGTATATGGAGATACACTGTATCTTTACACGACACATGATGAAGATGAGCTTGAAAATGATTTTTATACCATGAAGGATTGGCGTTGTTTTTCCACTAAGGATATGGTCAATTGGACAGATCATGGAGCAATTTTTTCACTTGATGATATTGCGTGGGCTGATAGCAGAGCGTGGGCGCCACAGGCAGTGGAAAGAAACGGAAAATATTATTTGTACTGTCCCGTACATAAGACCAACGGTGGGATGGCAATCGCGGTTGGAATTTCTGACAGCCCTACAGGGCCGTTTAAGGATTTGGGACATCCTCTTGTTGATGAGGGTGATTGGAATGATATAGATCCAACGGTTTTCATTGATGATGACGGACAGGCATATCTGTACTTTGGAAATCCTGAACTCAGATATGTGCTCCTTAATGAAGATATGATCTCTTATGACAGGGAATTGGGAGTAGTTAAAATTCCAATGACAGAGGAATCATTTGCAAAGGGAAGCCATGATACAGGGACTACCTATGGAGAAGGCCCCTGGTTTTATAAAAGAGAAGGGCTGTACTATATGGTATATGCTGCGTTTGGACTTGGAAAACAAAATGAGCATCTTGCATATTCAACTTCCATTTCTCCGACAGGGCCCTGGGTCTATGGAGGAGTTCTCATGACTGAAGAGGGAGGAGTTTTCACCAATCATCCCGGTATCTGCGATTTTAAGGGGCATTCATATCTGTTCTATCATACGGGAGAGCTTCCGGGGGGGAGTCTTTTCCATAGGAGCGTATGCGTAGCTGAATTTAATTATAATGAAGATGGAACTATAAATGTCATTGATAAGTGTAACAAAGTAGCAATGATAAAGTAA
- the dtd gene encoding D-aminoacyl-tRNA deacylase produces the protein MRAVVTRVLSASVTIDGEKVADIGKGFLVLLGVHNDDTEEEAKKIADKICGLRVFEDEEGKMNINPMDAGAKFVIVSQFTLYADCKSRRPGFTDAARPEVSEPLYELVVSECRSRGFEVQTGEFGADMKVESVNDGPVTILLDTAELIKHA, from the coding sequence ATGCGAGCAGTAGTGACAAGAGTTTTGTCTGCATCAGTTACAATTGATGGGGAAAAGGTAGCGGATATTGGAAAGGGGTTTCTTGTGCTTCTTGGTGTTCATAATGATGACACTGAAGAGGAAGCAAAGAAGATTGCGGATAAGATATGTGGTCTTAGAGTTTTTGAAGACGAAGAGGGAAAAATGAACATTAATCCTATGGATGCGGGGGCTAAATTTGTTATAGTGAGTCAGTTCACGCTTTATGCCGATTGCAAATCAAGAAGACCGGGATTTACCGATGCCGCAAGACCGGAGGTGTCTGAACCTCTCTATGAGCTTGTGGTCAGTGAATGCAGATCGCGTGGATTTGAAGTGCAGACGGGAGAATTTGGAGCTGATATGAAGGTGGAATCAGTAAATGATGGCCCGGTTACAATTCTGCTTGATACAGCCGAATTGATTAAACATGCATAG
- a CDS encoding CTP synthase, which translates to MSVKYVFVMGGVVSGLGKGITAASLGRLLKARGYKVTMQKFDPYINMDPGTMNPIQHGEVFVTEDGTETDLDLGHYERFIDESLDKNSNVTTGKIYWSVLHKERRGDYGGHTVQVIPHITNEIKDRFYRNYEDDETHIAIIEVGGTVGDIESQPFLEAIRQFQHEVGHDNAMIILVSLIPYLRCSQEIKTKPTQSAVKTLQGMGLSPDIIVCRSEVELDKETKEKISLFCNVPSRNVLNNLDLKYLYEAPLAMEKEHLAEVTLECLNLECTTPALDDWQKMVDTLYALNETVNIALVGKYTQLHDAYLSVVEALKHGGIAAKREVKIKWIDSETITNENIKEVLSDVHGVIVPGGFGDRGIEGMITAIKYARENNIPFLGICLGMQLAIIEFARNVLGYEDAHSIEFDPATTHPLIALLPDHTSGEDLGGTLRLGSYPCTLEKDSLAYSLYENENITERHRHRYEVNNDYRDALKENGLRLCGLSPDNRIVEMIENPSNTFFIATQAHPEFKSRPNNPHPLFAGFIKAARDFKK; encoded by the coding sequence ATGTCGGTAAAGTATGTTTTTGTTATGGGTGGTGTAGTTTCAGGATTAGGAAAAGGAATCACCGCAGCATCCCTCGGGAGACTCCTAAAAGCGCGCGGCTACAAAGTAACCATGCAGAAATTTGACCCATATATTAACATGGATCCCGGAACAATGAATCCCATTCAGCACGGCGAAGTATTTGTCACTGAGGATGGTACCGAAACAGATCTGGACCTCGGTCATTATGAACGTTTTATCGATGAAAGCCTCGATAAGAATTCAAACGTAACCACAGGAAAAATTTACTGGTCAGTACTTCATAAGGAAAGACGCGGCGATTATGGCGGACATACTGTACAGGTAATTCCCCATATCACCAATGAGATTAAGGATAGATTCTACAGAAATTATGAGGATGACGAAACTCATATTGCAATAATCGAGGTTGGCGGAACAGTCGGTGATATTGAATCACAGCCCTTCCTTGAAGCTATTAGACAGTTTCAGCATGAGGTTGGGCACGATAATGCCATGATTATCCTTGTATCACTCATTCCTTACCTTCGCTGCTCTCAGGAAATAAAGACAAAACCTACCCAGTCGGCTGTAAAGACTTTGCAGGGTATGGGACTTTCACCAGATATAATCGTTTGCAGAAGCGAGGTCGAGCTTGATAAAGAAACAAAGGAAAAAATCTCCCTGTTCTGTAATGTTCCAAGCAGAAATGTATTAAATAATCTTGACCTTAAATATCTCTATGAAGCGCCTCTTGCAATGGAAAAAGAACACCTTGCAGAAGTGACTCTTGAATGTCTTAACCTCGAGTGCACCACTCCGGCTCTTGACGACTGGCAGAAAATGGTTGATACCTTATATGCCCTTAATGAGACCGTTAACATAGCACTAGTCGGAAAATACACGCAGCTTCATGATGCTTATCTCAGTGTCGTGGAAGCCTTAAAGCACGGTGGAATTGCAGCCAAAAGAGAAGTTAAGATTAAGTGGATTGATTCTGAAACTATAACTAATGAAAACATAAAGGAAGTACTTTCAGATGTACATGGGGTCATAGTGCCGGGTGGTTTTGGTGACCGCGGTATAGAAGGCATGATTACAGCAATAAAATATGCAAGAGAAAACAATATTCCTTTCCTAGGTATTTGCCTTGGTATGCAGCTGGCTATTATAGAATTTGCCCGAAACGTACTGGGTTATGAGGATGCACATTCTATCGAGTTTGATCCTGCCACGACACATCCCTTGATTGCTCTTCTTCCCGATCATACTTCTGGTGAAGATCTTGGAGGAACATTGCGTCTTGGTTCTTACCCTTGCACTCTTGAAAAAGACTCACTTGCCTATAGTCTTTACGAAAATGAAAATATCACCGAACGTCACCGTCACCGTTATGAAGTAAACAATGACTATCGTGACGCACTAAAGGAAAACGGGCTTCGTCTTTGCGGTCTGTCACCTGATAACAGAATTGTGGAAATGATTGAAAATCCCTCAAACACATTTTTCATTGCGACCCAGGCTCATCCGGAGTTCAAGTCACGCCCCAATAACCCCCATCCGCTTTTTGCAGGTTTTATAAAAGCAGCAAGGGATTTTAAAAAATAA
- a CDS encoding LL-diaminopimelate aminotransferase: MARINYNYLKLPGSYLFSTIGKKVKEFSDKKPEAEIIRLGIGDVTQPLAPKIIEALHKAVDEMGNETAFKGYAPDLGYDFLRNVIAEKDFKARGCDISPDEIFVSDGAKSDCGNIQEIFGLDNKIAVCDPVYPVYVDSNVMAGRTGEYVPEIECFKDVIYMKCTKENGFAPDIPDEVPDLIYLCFPNNPTGAVMKKDRLQEWVDYANKHDSVILYDVAYEAFISEDDVPHSIYECEGAKDCAIEFRSFSKTAGFTGLRLGYTVIPKELTTGGEKLWPLWARRHGTKYNGAPYIVQRAGEAVYSEEGRKQITAQIEYYKQNAAIISEGLKEAGFEAYGGVNAPYIWMRTPDNMTSWEFFDYLLEKVNVVGTPGSGFGPSGEHYFRLTAFGSRENTLRAVERIKKL; this comes from the coding sequence ATGGCACGAATTAACTATAATTATTTGAAACTTCCCGGAAGCTATCTGTTTTCAACTATAGGTAAAAAAGTAAAGGAATTCTCTGACAAAAAACCCGAGGCAGAAATAATAAGACTTGGTATCGGTGATGTGACACAGCCTCTTGCACCTAAGATAATTGAGGCTCTTCACAAGGCTGTTGATGAGATGGGAAATGAAACCGCTTTTAAGGGCTATGCACCTGACCTTGGATATGATTTTTTGAGAAATGTAATAGCTGAGAAAGACTTCAAAGCAAGAGGATGTGATATATCTCCGGATGAGATATTTGTGTCGGATGGCGCAAAAAGTGACTGCGGTAATATTCAGGAGATTTTCGGACTGGATAATAAAATTGCTGTCTGTGATCCTGTATATCCTGTTTATGTTGATTCAAATGTTATGGCAGGGAGAACAGGTGAATATGTTCCGGAGATAGAATGCTTTAAGGATGTGATATACATGAAGTGCACAAAGGAAAACGGCTTTGCCCCTGATATACCGGACGAAGTACCTGACCTTATTTATTTGTGTTTCCCTAACAATCCTACAGGAGCTGTTATGAAAAAGGACAGACTTCAGGAATGGGTAGATTATGCTAACAAGCATGATTCCGTAATCTTATATGACGTCGCATATGAAGCCTTTATTTCAGAAGATGATGTACCTCATAGCATATATGAATGTGAAGGTGCAAAAGATTGTGCTATAGAGTTCAGATCATTTTCAAAGACAGCAGGATTTACAGGCCTAAGACTTGGATATACTGTAATTCCCAAGGAACTTACTACAGGCGGTGAAAAACTGTGGCCTCTATGGGCCAGAAGGCACGGAACCAAATACAATGGTGCTCCTTATATCGTTCAGAGGGCCGGAGAGGCAGTATATTCCGAAGAAGGAAGGAAGCAGATTACTGCTCAGATAGAGTATTACAAGCAGAATGCCGCTATTATATCAGAAGGATTAAAGGAAGCCGGATTTGAAGCATACGGCGGTGTAAACGCTCCTTACATATGGATGAGAACTCCTGATAATATGACAAGCTGGGAATTTTTTGATTATCTGCTTGAAAAGGTAAATGTTGTAGGTACGCCCGGATCCGGCTTTGGCCCCTCAGGAGAACACTATTTCAGACTTACTGCTTTCGGAAGCAGAGAGAATACTTTACGAGCTGTTGAGCGCATAAAGAAGTTATAA
- a CDS encoding YlmH family RNA-binding protein: MDNEKILLGRIKDLARRAYENNYITHTDFLSQSEIYDVKSMCVSSGLITGDNQIDGVDYCIYGGTSEPERAVMCFLPSYLDEEGLLLQEEADGDIINCILIEPANRKFADELTHRDFLGALMNMGIERNRIGDIRTDQTKGYVFVMKDVADLICNELCRIKHTTVKCRKVSVTECDIIPEFREVEGTVSSERLDAVLALVYRLSRSKAQELVESESVFVDGRTAYSAGYDLKPGARVSVRGYGKFVYDGVQKETRRGRLSVKIKRY, encoded by the coding sequence ATGGACAATGAAAAAATTTTGCTTGGTAGAATAAAGGACCTTGCAAGACGAGCTTATGAAAATAATTATATAACGCATACTGATTTTTTATCACAATCCGAGATATATGATGTGAAAAGTATGTGTGTAAGTTCCGGACTTATTACCGGAGACAATCAGATAGATGGCGTAGATTACTGCATATATGGAGGCACATCAGAGCCCGAGAGGGCTGTGATGTGCTTCCTTCCGTCTTATCTTGATGAAGAGGGATTGCTTCTTCAGGAAGAGGCTGATGGTGACATTATAAATTGTATCCTGATAGAGCCGGCTAACAGAAAATTTGCTGATGAGCTTACACACAGAGATTTTCTTGGTGCACTCATGAACATGGGTATTGAAAGAAACAGGATTGGTGATATCAGAACAGATCAGACAAAAGGATATGTGTTTGTCATGAAAGATGTTGCGGATCTTATTTGCAATGAACTCTGCAGAATAAAGCATACGACGGTAAAGTGCAGGAAAGTATCTGTTACGGAATGTGACATTATTCCTGAGTTCCGTGAAGTCGAGGGTACGGTGTCTTCAGAAAGACTGGATGCGGTACTCGCACTTGTTTACAGATTAAGCAGGAGCAAGGCACAGGAGCTTGTAGAATCTGAATCGGTTTTCGTTGATGGGAGGACAGCCTATAGCGCAGGATATGACCTTAAACCGGGCGCAAGGGTTTCTGTCAGGGGTTATGGTAAATTTGTCTATGACGGAGTTCAGAAAGAGACAAGAAGAGGACGGCTGTCAGTAAAGATAAAAAGATATTAA